GGTTTATCAAAAGAAAACGTCATTAGTGAAGCAGAACCACTCCAATTAGATACTGCTCAATGTTCAAAAGCTTCAGCTTTTATTGAGTTCTTCCAAAACCATGGGTTTTCTGCAACCCAAACGAAGAGACTAATTAGACTACGCCCTAAATTACTAGTATCGAAGGTGGACAAAACCCTAAAGCCCAAGTTCAAGTTCTTGCAATCAATTGGCTTTACTGAAGATGAACGCAATAAGATTATCTGTGGTAACCCCAACATACTCATGAGTAGCGTAGAGAAACAACTGACTCCATGCTTTGATTCCCTAAAGATGTTCATGGGTAGTGAAATGCAAGCAATGGCTGCCATCAAACGAAGTCCGCAGATCTTTAATTATAAGTTCTCTGGTGGTTTGGAGCAGACTCTACAGGTATTGCACCAACTTGGTATTCCTGATTCTGAAGTTTCAGAGTTTATTTCAAAAGTTCCCATTATCTTGACTGTAAATCCCAGAAAGATGAGTAAGATTGGCTTGAGACTTAAGGAATTGGGGTTTGATGTTACTTCTTCAGCATTTAGGGCAGCTTTTACCGCAATGTCTGTACTTAGTGATTCCAAAATGGAAAAGAAACTGGAAAACTACCGAAGTATGGGCTTTTCAGATGGCGAGATCCGCAATATATTCAGATTGCAGCCAACTTGCATGTTTTATTCTGAGGAAAATATCAGGGCAATTGTGGCATTCTATGTTAATAAACTCCATTTGAGCCTATCACACTTGTCACAAAGACCATCCTTTCTATTGCGTAGCCTGAAGAAGAGGGTTATTCCCAGGTGTTCTGTCATGCAAGTTTTGTGGTCAACAGGCGTTATTTCAAAAGTTAACAAACTATCCTCAATTCTAATGATTAGTGAAAAGGACTTCTTACGGAAGT
This window of the Solanum pennellii chromosome 2, SPENNV200 genome carries:
- the LOC107011570 gene encoding uncharacterized protein LOC107011570, with protein sequence MLQSLYKCQRNLCTKIRTTSLLVQFVSTSCGSNIPTDESTLINLYHRKTHGLSKENVISEAEPLQLDTAQCSKASAFIEFFQNHGFSATQTKRLIRLRPKLLVSKVDKTLKPKFKFLQSIGFTEDERNKIICGNPNILMSSVEKQLTPCFDSLKMFMGSEMQAMAAIKRSPQIFNYKFSGGLEQTLQVLHQLGIPDSEVSEFISKVPIILTVNPRKMSKIGLRLKELGFDVTSSAFRAAFTAMSVLSDSKMEKKLENYRSMGFSDGEIRNIFRLQPTCMFYSEENIRAIVAFYVNKLHLSLSHLSQRPSFLLRSLKKRVIPRCSVMQVLWSTGVISKVNKLSSILMISEKDFLRKCVTKYEAQVPQLLAAYRGELVFNEYTFHLREIHQISMSKASSSKAR